The Apium graveolens cultivar Ventura chromosome 6, ASM990537v1, whole genome shotgun sequence genome contains a region encoding:
- the LOC141665834 gene encoding uncharacterized protein LOC141665834 → MILYLKAANPDYMEILNDGPHLLEMVDPDNERHTIPKPKSDWTVKEKELVALDDSLQLILIDAIDSDMCHQILVCESGKHMWDIIELLMEGTKDVREYRLDMLTTQYEAFRSLQGEGVTSVYERLNRLLNEMSLHEKKYAQHEINRKFLLTLPSHLDNKAETVRERVDFKTMKLEKVYGRMKTHEMELDQKRIIYGNKSSDAKNAELLRTTALVASKHEDPDITVEKAKSQTNVLFEAEVDDGNLTGDPGDYYTMEELKQMEDPTMANLVGMFSNMRFRRKKGFRGSGSSSRGKRSNSYSSSGYKTGMVDINKFKCYNCDEVGHFASKCRKPQQSKDKGKEVQKRDSGKSKKANVECSDKLCAENYNVLKLRYKNCCLSLRCSEGTVSDLKQELEKIKTENDKLVLTNVAIEDLKPRNQYLELKNKKHVETIEGKDEKIKELETKLQTYANSANLAKELISSQVVSGKLGIGLDYDELRKFSKKHVVDNEPVIKVVNPLDTPHVLKNAKKPFFKKASSKPFDEENLFIHPKMLVEDLEKVKDKNAKKSDKQASPESEQTTAGLSFSSTTKSSKNRNGRTGKDGPRKVCNNCGSTGHLSHACKNVKVDKVKNVNMHTMPSVPKSSKCDKPACMSCVVLFMKMYLDYTHSHNACRDHDNHMHKNKSKLKTASPPSARKEATFTKTKSKANGPSKGVKDTVNENVKHAESVKNVKKSARYAHVPKYPGPNMVWEKYLITNQKNERLALNGVRKGDLFVADWNSAEDGQVMCFYSKAYANDSWLWHRKLSHLNFKTMNSLVKRELVRGLPEMEFSLEGLCEKVKSKKASHKKKTDEAPGMIIDHIKKIEVEAGVPVRCIRSDNGTKFRNAKLNDLCVEKGISRQYSAPRTPQQNGNRTLINRMYEKNPYELMANKKPSVKYIHVFGGKCYVLKDNEQIGKFDAKDEEGIFLGYSLESKAYRVFMVDDQKKEDDDESMNVEDFSDNEDEPEIVLYEENNGDDPQDDHNDDSDSDNNGGDSQDASGTSNVTSETTSEADSQSSDSSGQDGNNSGGAGQEHGSGERTHNNNSNAESSRTQFPRATK, encoded by the exons atgattctCTATCTTAAGGCTGCGAACCCTGATTACATGGAAATTCTGAATGACGGCCCACACTTACTTGAAATGGTTGATCCTGATAATGAACGACATACCATTCCTAAACCAAAATCTGACTGGACTGTAAAGGAAAAGGAATTGGTTGCCCTAGATGACAGTCTACAGCTGATATTGATAGATGCCATTGACTCTGACATGTGTCACCAAATTCTTGTTTGTGAAAGTGGCAAACACATGTGGGACATAATTGAACTGTTAATGGAAGGTACTAAAGATGTGAGAGAATATCGCCTAGACATGTTAACTACTCAATATGAAGCCTTCAGGTCTCTCCAGGGTGAAGGTGTAACCTCAGTTTATGAAAGATTGAATAGGCTGTTAAATGAAATGAGTCTTCATGAAAAGAAGTATGCACAACATGAAATCAACAGAAAGTTTTTGTTGACACTCCCTTCACATCTGGACAACAAGGCAGAAACAGTTCGTGAACGAGTGGACTTCAAGACCATGAAACTGGAAAAGGTGTATGGAAGAATGAAGACTCATGAGATGGAGTTAGACCAGAAGAGGATCATATATGGGAACAAATCCAGTGATGCCAAAAATGCTGAGTTGCTGAGAACAACTGCACTGGTTGCAAGCAAGCATGAAGACCCGGATATCACTGTTGAGAAGGCCAAGTCTCAAACAAATGTGCTTTTTGAGGCTGAAGTGGATGATGGAAATCTGACTGGGGATCCTGGTGACTACTACACCATGGAAGAATTAAAACAGATGGAAGATCCCACAATGGCAAATCTAGTAGGGATGTTCAGCAATATGAGATTCAGAAGGAAGAAAGGTTTCAGGGGCTCAGGGAGCAGTAGTAGAGGGAAGAGATCCAACTCATACTCCAGTTCTGGATATAAAACTGGAATGGTAGACATAAACAAattcaaatgctataactgtgatgaggtTGGACACTTTGCCAGTAAATGCAGGAAGCCTCAACAATCAAAAGACAAGGGCAAAGAGGTTCAGAAAAGGGATTCAGGGAAATCCAAAAA AGCTAATGTAGAATGTAGTGACAAGTTATGTGCTGAAAATTACAATGTGCTTAAGTTAAGATACAAGAATTGTTGCTTATCCCTAAGATGTTCAGAAGGTACTGTTAGTGACTTAAAGCAAGAACTAGAAAAGATCAAAACTGAAAATGATAAGCTAGTTCTCACCAATGTTGCTATAGAAGACCTTAAACCAAGAAATCAATATCTGGAACTTAAAAATAAGAAACATGTTGAGACTATAGAAGGAAAGGATGAGAAGATAAAGGAATTAGAAACTAAGCTTCAGACTTATGCTAATTCTGCTAATCTTGCAAAGGAACTCATATCTAGTCAAGTTGTAAGTGGAAAACTTGGAATTGGACTAGATTATGATGAACTTAGGAAATTTAGTAAGAAACATGTGGTGGATAATGAACCTGTAATAAAAGTTGTTAATCCATTAGATACACCACATGTTCTGAAGAATGCTAAGAAACCTTTTTTCAAGAAGGCATCTTCGAAACCTTTTGATGAGGAGAATTTGTTCATTCATCCTAAGATGCTTGTTGAAGATCTTGAAAAGGTAAAAGATAAAAATGCTAAGAAATCTGATAAACAAGCATCCCCTGAAAGTGAACAAACTACTGCAGGACTAAGTTTTAGTTCCACCACTAAATCTAGTAAGAATAGAAATGGCAGAACAGGAAAGGATGGCCCTAGAAAGGTGTGTAATAACTGTGGATCCACTGGACACCTATCTCATGCATGTAAAAATGTTAAAGTGGATAAAGTAAAAAATGTTAATATGCATACCATGCCTAGTGTTCCTAAATCTTCCAAGTGTGATAAGCCTGCTTGCATGTCATGTGTTGTTTTATTCATGAAAATGTATCTTGATTACACACACTCACACAATGCATGCCGTGATCATGATAATCATATGCATAAGAATAAGAGTAAGTTAAAGACTGCAAGCCCTCCTAGTGCTAGGAAAGAGGCTACCTTCACCAAGACCAAAAGCAAAGCTAATGGTCCTTCTAAGGGTGTTAAGGACACAGTCAATGAAAATGTAAAGCATGCTGAATCTGTCAAGAATGTTAAGAAATCTGCTAGATATGCACATGTTCCTAAGTACCCTGGACCCAACAtggtttgg GAGAAGTATTTGATCACTAATCAAAAGAATGAAAGGCTTGCTCTCAATGGAGTAAGAAAAGGTGATCTGTTTGTAGCTGACTGGAATTCTGCAGAAGATGGACAAGTAATGTGCTTCTACAGTAAAGCATATGCAAATGACAGCTGGCTATGGCATAGGAAGCTctcccacttgaatttcaagacaatgaattctctagTGAAAAGAGAGTTGGTGAGAGGATTACCTGAGATGGAATTCAGCCTTGAAGGGCTATGTGAAAAAGtaaaatcaaagaaagcatcacacaagaagaagaca gatgaagcacctgGCATGAttattgatcatatcaagaagaTTGAAGTAGAAGCTGGGGTGCCTGTGAGATGCATAAGGTCTGacaatggaacaaaattcaggaatgcAAAGCTAAATGACCTCTGTGTAGAAAAGGGCATCTCAAGACAGTACTCAGCACCAAGGactcctcagcaaaatggg AACAGAACCCTGATTAACAGAATGTATGAGAAAAATCCATATGAGCTGATGGCAAACAAGAAACCATCTGTAAAATACATTCATGTATTCGGAGGAAAATGCTATGTCCTTAAAGATAATGAGCAGATTGGCAAGTTTGATGCCAAAGATGAAGAAGGCATTTTTCTGGGTTACTCATTAGAGTCAAAGGCTTACAGGGTGTTCATGGTTGATGATCAGAAG AAAGAAGATGATGATGAGTCTATGAATGTAGAAGATTTTTCTGATAATGAGGATGAACCTGAAATTGTGCTATATGAAGAAAATAATGGAGATGATCCTCAGGATGATCATAATGATGATTCAGACTCAGATAATAATGGAGGAGATAGTCAAGATGCTAGTGGCACATCAAATGTGACTAGTGAAACAACATCTGAAGCTGATTCTCAATCATCAGATTCTTCAGGTCAAGATGGcaacaattcagggggagcaggACAAGAGCATGGATCTGGAGAAAGAACTCACAACAACAATAGTAATGCTGAGTCATCAAGAACACAATTTCCTAGAGCTACAAAGTAG